The window GAAGAGTTGTCGGGGGACATTTGAACGAGGCTCGTCgagtggtggtgctggccgTCAAAATATGACATTTTGGATGCACTCCGAGGGATATCTCGAGGCTGAGAGGCAGCCATTGATTGGCGAGACGAGCTGTCGGGGGTACTGACAGGTGAGGAAGACTTGGAGCACGAATGAAACAGCTGGGGGGACAAGGAGTTGGCCTTGGGTTTCTCTTGGAACGACTGGCTGTCTCGGCTCGAATTCGAAGTGGACGATGTCAGGGAGATTGATCGCTTAGGGTGCTGGTAGGAAGAACGGGGGTGCATTACTGTCTGGGGAtagatggcgaagatgaaCCGGGACAGTGGTGTTGTTGAGGGGGGGAAGTTGCCTATTTTATGGATTATGATTGCCTTGTTGTTTCCCCTCTTCGGGGTGATCGCCGTTCACTCCGCTGTAGGGCAGCCAATTATAATGAGCCCATTCCTGGACCGGGCCCCTCACGCAGCCAACCGGAGGCCCTCGCGGGTGCCCTACTTGTAAGGTTTGGTGTCGGTGTGGATGACCCGGTCGGCGAGCGAGGGCCCAATCATGGCCTCTGGTGGTCTTTAGAGCCGCTTCCAACCGGGGGTCCGTCCCGCACATTCACCGCTGGTTCATCTGCAGGCTGGCACTACTGtaggcgatgatgatggtgatgatgatgattggTTGCGCACGAATTTGTTAAGTGGGTTGGGGATGTAGTCCACGGGCTGGCTATTCATGCCAGCGAAAGCAACCCCAACGTCAGCTGGGCCAGGTAGCGAGTGCTCTATGGCGAGAGGCCGAGACAGCACTAGTGCACTAGTACCACGCTAACTCCCTTCTAGCGGGCTTCGAGAAGCCAGCAACCAATGGTGACGGATTCACTCAATTCGCCCACCATCAGCCAAGCGATGCGACCCCGCCGATCGGCACGGCGCAGCCGAGGGTACATCGGTACTACTGTTATCTGCCTACTGGCACCAATCATCTTATCATCCTCCTCGTTGGGGCGAAGAATGCGATGCTGCTATTGGCTTCCGGGTCAATCGGCCCACCGGATATGACGAGATCGCCGATTGGCTCTCTCGGGCACCTCAACAGGGGATCCGGGGCGAGGCGAGATCAGGGGCATCTTCCAGATGGATCAATTCCCACAAAGTACAGATTGACGATTGTTAATCGGGAAGCGACGCAAAAGAAGATCCAAAGgcgaaaaggaaaggagaacGCCCGAGGCGGTTGGTGCGTTGGGGATATGGTAATTACATTTGTACAGCGGGGGATATAGATCTATATACAGTTGGATGTAAGGCCGGCCAGCCGGGCGTTTTACTCGTCAACATCCTCACTCGGCGGGACCGTCGCGGTTTCAGAAGTGCTCAAGACTTTGTCGCCTTGCCGAGCCTCAACAATGATGTACTTGACTTCGGAAAGGCGGAGTGACACCGGCGTCTCAAAGCCATATCGGGGCTGGTTGGCTAGGAACGTGGCATCATCGATAgtggagtcggagtcgggaACGCTGTAGATTCTCCAGTTGTCATGCTCGGTTGCACCATTCCAACTCATATATATAGTCGTGTCGGTCGTGAATTGGGACAGACGCTGGACCACGACTTCGGGCTTCCAATACGGAATCGCCTTCCAAGGATACTTTAAGAGGCGATAGGACTGCGCATGGCCAATATAGCCAAACTGCCCCATCTGCACGACCTTCCCATCCCCGTCGTACTCCTTGAACATGCACATCGACCCGTACCCCATGAACATGTGGCCAGTCGTATCGTAGTCGAGCAGCTGAAAGCTTCCTTGCGTCCGAGACTCGCTCGGGTCTGACGCGGCTACGTTCGCGCGGCGGACCGTTGAGCCCTTCATTTTATCGAGGTCCACGTCGATAACCAGCCCTGTTGTCTCCCCGCTGGGTCCGTCGCCGATCATCCTGGCATGGTTGTCGAACACAGTAAGTACCAAGCCGTCATCCGTTTCATTGTAGACGCGGATATCATGTTGCCAGGCAAACTGTGCGTCGTTCTCGATGGtgccttcttcagcaccgcCGCCCTAGAGGACCTCAGTTAGTAAAACAATGGCCGGAAGAGCAATGCCAAGGAACAACTGACTGAAAGCTGCCAGCGCATTGTGCCATCAAGATTAACGCAGAATGCAGACCACCAGAACCGAATCGAAATCACATAGCCGCCGTCAACCGGCTGGACCGAGTTCATGTGGAAGGCATCCCACGGATTTTCCCGGGCTTTCCCAAGACTGCCAAGGTTATTCTTGGAGTCTGCTAGTGGGAGATAGTCGGGGTGATCTAGGGCACTCCACGAAAAGAGGATCTCGTTGGTTGTGATGTTGACTTCGTAGAATTGACAGTCGATGACCCAGGTGTCCGGGAAGCCGTCAGGTCGGTCACTCGTGTCCGCCTGAGAGATATTGATAGCGGAGAGAATTATTGTATCCTGCGGCGTAATGAGGTGCTCATGGACATCGACGTAGGTGTCCCGTTCGACACCGTCATGTGTATTAAAGTTGTTGTTAAGTGTGACGGTGTAGATCTCGTTGTATGAGGTATCGAGGATATGGACACTACCATAGCCGTAGCCCACTACACCAGTTTCACCAGACCAGTAGGTAATGACGTCCTGGCCAAACAGCCGCTGCATTTTGAAGTCCATGGTCTTCTCCTGAGGGCCTTGCCAGATCATTTCACCGTCGGTGTCATATATGGTCGCGGCGGTGCCAGGGTTCCCATCCTCAACAAACTCTTCGACCCCTTTGTCGATGGTTCGGACACTGATAAAAAATCTCCCGGGGTTGACTTCCCCATAGGTTGCCATCATGAGGTGGGGGGGCCGCCATGGTCCGGTCTGAAACTCGGTGAAAGgccaatcttctccatcatGGTTGGCAAATGTGCTGATAGGGAAAAGCAAGAGTCCGACGAGATATAAAAGAGCGTGTACCATCTTAGGAACTGTAAAAAACGAAAGCAGAGAGTTATGAATAAATAAATGTAACCATGAGGGAGAACGGCAACCACCAGGCAAGGAGAGTgagggtgagggtgagggaagagggagagaaaggatGGATTAAAGATGCTTACACCCCCCGTTACAACGGTGACACCATGCTTTTTCCCTCGAGGGTGGAGCCGTCTAGCGGCGGATCTCGCCAGTGCAGGCGAACCCCATCGAGGCAATCCATAACAGCTCCGACACTGCATCTTCCGTAGACATTACGAATGCTTTTGGGGTCTGCATCCACTAGTACTCCTAGCACCCGCGACTGATCTCTCCAGGGGCGAGTAATCACGGTCACCCATCAGATGAAAAACCTGTTACGATTAACTCCCCGGTCTTCTTGGTTATCGCAGAGCCACAGGGGGGGCAAGAAAGACTAGTGCGGAACAATTTTCCAAATCTAGCCATGTCCTGTGGTCTTGGCGCTGTGGCGGGGGCTTACGAGTACGAGTCCGCGAGGCCTGAGCGGTTGCTGGCCTCTCTCTGATCATACTGGTGTGCAGAATGATGGCCGGGTCAGGTTGGTTGCAACTGACCACCGCGGCCGATGGTGCTATGTCTGTACTCGCGAAGCCCAATAGGAATCTCCAGGTCAAGGGTCGCTTATCTTGTCGTGGACAGATCAGGATTGGCGAGTGGTTTGCCGTGTTTGGGACTAGGCGTGGCTTGGCAGTCCCCCTGACCCGCAAGAATCACACTGGGGGATTATCGCTCACCGCTTAGCTGCCCCTTTTCTGCCGCTTGCGCTTCCCATGCTTTGTGGTTATCAGATTCTGCCCCCGGCCTGGGCCTTACCGCCTCCTCACCGCCTAGCGGCTCGTGGGCTGCCGCTTCCCGAATCGCGCGTTTGGACGCGCTTTCTTTCCGTTTGATGCTCACGCTCCGACCCGCTGCCccctcactctttctttAACCCATTTGGTGGAAGGCTTGATGGAGTCGGAAGTTGTTCTCAAGGTGTGCGCCCGGGAGACTTGTGCCCCGATCGACTGAGCTCCTCACTGACTACTGTCGACTAGAACCATCACGTTTGTCCCGACCGGTCCTGCGCGAGCCCTCCAGACTGCAACATCCTGCTCCCAGTTCTACCCACCTTCCAGTCGTTCGATCACCGGTCCTGATTTGACGCGCCAACATCCACTGGGAACAGTTTGTGCGTCGATCATTCTCTTCTGTGGGCGGGGGGCCTACTTCCATTGGGTGTGCTAAGCTCTATCTACAACTCTTCTGCTGCAAGTGACAGTGCGTGGAAGCCTGAGGTGATGCCTATCCCGGCCTGGGGTTTGGCCTAGCCACCTGTGATTCGGGGTGTCTGCTACAGTGAGGCTTGGCTGATCGTAAGGGACAACACAACTTACTATAGAGCCTTTCACTGACACTTCCAACAAGGGCTTCTGATCGATGGCAGCTAACACCATCGCCACTGGTCTTTCCTCTTACCCGACCGTCTGTGGCTGTGGCACCGCCGATGACCCCTATTACCGGGAA of the Penicillium psychrofluorescens genome assembly, chromosome: 1 genome contains:
- a CDS encoding uncharacterized protein (ID:PFLUO_000031-T1.cds;~source:funannotate); protein product: MHPRSSYQHPKRSISLTSSTSNSSRDSQSFQEKPKANSLSPQLFHSCSKSSSPVSTPDSSSRQSMAASQPRDIPRSASKMSYFDGQHHHSTSLVQMSPDNSSPCSPREDFGTKGAPTPTRKTSDDYRRYSGTVNHFGRHSNDWLFGGFSVRETVRDGFEKLRHHDEKES
- a CDS encoding uncharacterized protein (ID:PFLUO_000032-T1.cds;~source:funannotate), with protein sequence MATYGEVNPGRFFISVRTIDKGVEEFVEDGNPGTAATIYDTDGEMIWQGPQEKTMDFKMQRLFGQDVITYWSGETGVVGYGYGSVHILDTSYNEIYTVTLNNNFNTHDGVERDTYVDVHEHLITPQDTIILSAINISQADTSDRPDGFPDTWVIDCQFYEVNITTNEILFSWSALDHPDYLPLADSKNNLGSLGKARENPWDAFHMNSVQPVDGGYVISIRFWWSAFCVNLDGTMRWQLSGGGAEEGTIENDAQFAWQHDIRVYNETDDGLVLTVFDNHARMIGDGPSGETTGLVIDVDLDKMKGSTVRRANVAASDPSESRTQGSFQLLDYDTTGHMFMGYGSMCMFKEYDGDGKVVQMGQFGYIGHAQSYRLLKYPWKAIPYWKPEVVVQRLSQFTTDTTIYMSWNGATEHDNWRIYSVPDSDSTIDDATFLANQPRYGFETPVSLRLSEVKYIIVEARQGDKVLSTSETATVPPSEDVDE